Genomic window (Geoalkalibacter ferrihydriticus DSM 17813):
AAATTGTTCAGCGCCGGTTGCGCGAAATCGGCATCGACGTGCGGCTCAGGGTCATCGAATGGGCATCGTTTCTCAAGGAGTTCGTCACTCCCGGAAATTTCGACGCCATCATCATGGGCTGGACCATTCCCCCAGATCCCGACGCCTATGCCGTATGGCATTCCGCAAGTGCCCGGCCGGGGGGACTCAATTTCATCGGTTTTGAAAACGCCGAAGTCGATGAACTTCTGGAAAAGGGGCGCCGCACCCTCGATCAGGACGAGCGCAAAAAATACTACGACCGTTTCCAGGAAATTCTTGCCGAAGAGCAGCCCTACACTTTTCTCTTCGTGCCCGATGCCCTGCCGGTTGTGGCCCGGCGCTTTCGCGGCATCGAACCGGCACCGGCGGGAATCGGTTACAATTTCATCCACTGGTATGTACCCGAAGGCGAACAGAAGTATGACTGGTAGGGCGCACCGGTGTGTGCCCGAGGGCGGACTGAGTCCGCCCCTACACATTCCTTTCAATCAATGACTCTGGCTGATTAACTCAATGTTGCACTACCTGGCCAAACGCCTGTTGATGATGATTCCCCTGCTGCTGGGGATTACTCTGATTTCCTTCGTGGTGATCCATCTGGCGCCGGGCGAACCCACCGACCTGCAGGTTGAACTCAATCCCGAAGCCAGCGTCGAGCTCAAAGAGCGCCTGCGCGCCCAGTACGATCTCGATAAGCCGCTGATGGTGCAGTACGGCTTATGGCTCAAACGCCTGGCGGTTCTTGATTTCGGCGAATCCTTCAGTCAGGACCGGCGTCCCGTGATGGAGAAGATTGCCGAACGTCTGCCCATCACCATTCTCATCAATGTGCTCTCCATCGGCTTGATCCTGCTGGTCGCCACGCCCATCGGCATTCTTTCCGCGGTGCGTCAGAATTCCCTTTTCGATCGGATCACCACGGTGTTTGTCTTTATCGGCTTTGCCACGCCGTCTTTCTGGCTTGCGCTGCTGCTCATGGATTATCTGGGGGTGCGGCTAGGTCTGTTTCCGATCTCCGGAATTCGCTCCCTGGGTTATGAGTATCTGAGCTGGGGCGGGCAACTCTGGGACCGGCTCCATCATCTGCTGCTGCCGGTATTCGTTTCGGCCTTCGGCGGACTGGCGGGATTTTCGCGCTACATGCGCTCCAATATGCTTGAGGTGGTACGTCAGGACTACATTCTTACCGCCCGCGCCAAGGGCCTCTCCGAAAGCGTTGTGATCTACAAGCATGCCCTGCGCAATGCCCTGTTGCCGGTGATTACAATCCTTGGTCTGTCGGTACCGAGCCTGATCGGCGGCAGCGTGATTTTCGAGACGATTTTTGCCATTCCCGGCATGGGCAAACTGTTCTTCGACAGCGTCATGATGCGTGACTACCCAGTGATCATGGGAGTGCTGGTCATAGGTGCGGTTCTGACCCTGGTCGGTAACCTGATTGCCGACATCAGTTACGCCCTGGCCGATCCGCGCATCCGCAATACCTAGAACCCGGGAGTCGAACGTGCTGCGTGCAAAACCTATGAAACTTGGGAATATGCTCAAAGAAGCCGGACTGATTAACCCCATTCAGCTCAAATCGGCCCTGTCCTATCAGCGCAGTAGCGGCGGACGCCTGGGCTCGGCCCTGATCGCTCTGAAATATATTTCCGAAGATACCCTGCTGGATTTTCTGGCTGAGCAACTGAAAGTGACCCGCATCGATTTGAGCCGACGGCGCCTCTCGGAAGACATCGTCCGATCCCTGCCGGAGAGCAAGGCCCGCCAGTACAACGTAATTCCCGTGGCGCGCAAGGAGCATGGCGGGGCGCTATATTTGTTGGTGGCCATGAGCGATCCCACCAATCTTGGCTTGACGGATGAGTTGCAGGCCCTCACCGGATGCCGCATTCGACCGGCCCTCGCTAGCGAGGATTCCATCCGCGAGGCCATCGACACCTATTACAGCGCTCTCAGCGGCGAAGATGAAAGTTCCCTTTCTGAAGCCCTGGATCAGATTCTTCTGGCAAGTGGGCGCTCTGAGCCGTCCGCGGATGCAGCAAGGCCCTGGAGCGATGCTCAGGCTGATCGTCTGCACCGCCTGGTCGAATTGCTGGTCCGCAAAGGGGTGCTCAGTGTCGAGGAGGCCAGGTCACTGCAATGAGCGCCATTCCCGATTTAAATCGATCCTCTTTTTTGCGCGATGTTTTTTTGCAGCGTCTGCGGCGCAATCGCATGGCCATGGCCGGGGCGAGCATTGTCGCTTTCATGTTTATCCTGGCGATCGTCGCGCCCTTGTGGAAGGATCCCGCGCACATCGACATCACCCTGGCCCTGCTGCCGCCGAGTTGGGCTCATCCCCTCGGTACAGATGATCTCGGCCGTGATGTTCTGGCGCGCATTCTCTTCGGGGCGCGCATTTCGCTGCTGGTCGGTTTTGTCGCGGTGGGCATCGCTACCCTCATCGGCATTGTCCTGGGTGCGTTGTCCGGCTATTACGGACGCTGGACCGACAGCGTCATCATGCGCTTTGTCGACATCATGCTGTGCTTTCCGACATTTTTCCTGATTCTGGCGGTAATCGCTTTTCTCGAGCCGTCCATCTGGAACATCATGATCATCATCGGCTTGACCGGCTGGATGGGCGTGGCGCGCCTGGTCCGCGCAGAGTTTCTCTCTCTGCGCGAGCGTGATTTTGTTCAGGCGGCGCGGGCCCTGGGAGCCTCCGATGGGCGCATTATCTTTCGCCATTTGCTGCCCAACGCCCTCTCACCCGTGCTGGTATCCGCCACCCTGGGGGTCGCCGGGGCGATTCTCACCGAAAGTGCCCTGTCGTTTCTGGGGATAGGCGTCCAGCCACCGACGCCGTCCTGGGGCAATATGCTGATTTCAGGCAAGCAGACTCTGGGCACCGCCTGGTGGCTCTCCGTGTTCCCCGGAGTGGCGATTCTTCTTACGGTGCTGGGCTACAACCTGCTCGGCGAAGGTATCCGCGACGCCCTGGATCCGCGACTGAAGGAATAGTGATGAGTGATGAGACGGATAAGGTTTCCGGAACCTTGGCGTTGAGTTCGGATCTGGAACCGGTGGACATTCTTGCTCTGCGGGTTCGGGCTTTTCGCCTCGGTGAGTTTGGCCTGGTCTATGACAGCTATCATGCCGAGTCTTTTTTTCGCGAACAGTTTCCCGATCGCGATGACTACATCCGCTATGCATGGGCGCATCTGCGGCGCGATTTTCGGATTCGGTTTTGCCGGGTGCTGGCATCGCGCCTGGTGAGCGCTGAAGAATTTCATCTGATCTTTCATCAGGCCGTCGAGGTTACGCAAGGGCAGATCGAAACTTTGGAAATGGCGCGCTTTTTCGCTACCGAGCAAGGTTGGCGCTATCACTCCAGCCAGAAGATGGAACGCAGCGAATTTGATGGCCCCGTCGAAAAAATTCGCTTTCTCGATTTCGATAAATTGCATCCTCGGCTGTTTTTCTAACCTCCTTGCGGAACATCCATGCCTGAACTTCCCGAAGTCGAAACCGTGCGTCGTGGCTTGGCGCCCCACGTTCGCGGACGCCGCATAACACGGATTCTGGTGCGTAATGCAGGTCTGCGACAACCGGTTCCCAGCGACCTTCAGCACCGCTTCAGCGGCGCATTGGTTCATGAGATTCAGAGACGCGGCAAGTATCTGCTGTTTGGGACCGATGTCGGCTGGATGATACTGCACTTGGGCATGTCGGGGGTTTTGCGGCTGGTCGACTCGTCGCAACCGGCCCACAAGCACGATCATGTGGATATGGACTTGGACGACGGGCGGGTGCTGCGTTTCACTGATCCGCGCCGCTTTGGCCTGCTGTTGTGGACTGCCGAGAACCCCTTGCAACATCCCCTGCTGGCCGGACTGGGCCCTGAGCCCCTGGATGCAACTTTTGACGGCGCCTACCTGTGGGCCAGGGCGCGGGGGCGCAGTTTGGCAGTTAAATCCTTTCTTATGGACAGCCGAATTGTGGTCGGCGTCGGCAATATTTACGCCAGCGAAGCCCTGTTCCGCGCTTGTATTCGTCCCGATCGAGCGGCAGGCGGCATCGGGCGCCTGCGCTACGAGAGGCTCGCCCAAGCCGTCAAGGCGGTTTTGGCTGAGGCCATTGAGGCGGGCGGCACCACTCTGCGCGATTTTGTCGACGGCGAGGGGCGTCCCGGCTATTTCCGTGTGCAGCTTCAAGTTTACGGTCGCCGCGGCGAACCCTGCCCCCGCTGTGGAAAGCCCTTGGCGGTGGCCACCATCGGACAGCGTTCAAGCTTTTTCTGTCGCAGTTGTCAGCGCTGATCCCGGCGCGGAGAGCGCATTGCGTGATGTTGCGGGGAAGGGAGCAAGGAATGGAGAATTTTTCTTTTGTCATGCCGTACAAAGTGCGCGTCGTGGACATCAACTACGGCGGTCATGTCTCCAATGCTGCGGTGCTCAACTACTTTCAGGATGCCCGCATTGCCTATCTTGCCGCTCTCGGCCCCTATTCCGAACTCGATATCGGCAACGGCTGCGGCCTGATCATGCCCGAATCCCACGTGCACTATCATGCGGAAATGTTTCACGGTGAGGATCTGAATATCGGCGTGCGGACCCACCTGTTAGGGCGCTCGTCCTTTGAGCTTGCGTACCGTATTGAACGCGGCAGCGAACTGGTCGCCGAAGGCACCACGCCCTTGGTCGCCTTCGATTATCAGGCTCGCAAACCACGCCGCCTGCCCGCCGCGTTCAAAGAGTCCCTGGCTCGGTTTGAGAGACTCGATCCACGCAATCCGCCCGAGAAGTGCTAAGCTTATAGATAAAACAGACAACAGACAACGGACAAAACGGAGGTCATCATGCCTGTCCCCCGTATCAGCCCCGCAGAAGCACGAAGCAAGGTACAGAACGGCTCAGGATTGCTGGTTTGTGCTTACGCCGAGCCGGAGAAGTTTTCGCAAAATCACCTGGAAGGAGCCCTGTCGCGGCAGGATTTCGAGGCGCGCCTTGGTGAAATTTCGAAAGACACGGAGATCATCTTTTACTGCGCCTGAACAGCGGAACACAGTGCTGCCGGTCTGGCGGCCGAATACCGCAAGCAGGGTTACGAAAACGCTAAAGCTTTGCTGGGTGGCGTAAAAGGATGGCAGGAAGCGGGCTTTAAGCTGATTTAGCGAGCCTCAGGTCTCCTTGAGTTTGCCCGGGGTTGCCCATAAAGGGTACTCATGAGAAGGTCAACATTAGGCCAAGCTTCCGGACGTTTCTGACAAGAAAAAAGCCTGCCGTGGGGGCAGGCTTTTTTCTTGTTTAAAAAGGGTTGGGTTGCGATTAGTTGCCGGGCAGAATTTCGACAAGCTCGAATTCGAAATTTAGTGCATTGCCGGCCAGGGGATGATTTCCGTCAAGGGTAATGCTGTCGGGACTGACCGCTGCCACCCATACGGGAAATCCCTCATCCTCATTCTCATCGTCATCGCCGGCGAGTTCAAGCATTTCACCTTCTTCGGGGTCCATATCCGGGGGCAGGTCGCTACGCGGCACTTCAAAAACCATTTCAGCGCTGCGCTCGCCATAGGCGTCCGCGGCTTCCAGACGTACGGTGCGGCTTTCGCCCGGACTCATTCCGATGATGGCCTGCTCGATGGCGGGGAAAACTTCGCCGGCACCGACAGTGAACTCCAGAGGTTCGGCCTCACAGCCGCAATCATCTTCAGTGCTGCCGCAGCCCTGACCTTCGTGCTCACCTTCGCAGCCGCAATCATCATCGTTGCAGTCTTCGGAGGATTCAAAAATGGTTCCGTCATCAAGGCGACCGATAAAGTGCAGCCTTACCCGGTCGCCGGTTTTTACCTGGGTCATGAATTGATCCTTTCAGTGTTGGTATAAGGTCCGAGAATTCTAGCGCGAATGCCCATTCAGGAGCAAGGGAAAGTGCGGTGCGATCAGCCGGTTTCCCTGGTCGGCAACCGCAGAAGATGGAGGGTTACGCCCGAAGCGATGAGAAAAAGCAGTGCTTTGACCCAAGTTATAGGCACCACCAGCAGAGCGGAAATGGAGATGCTGATCCACAGCAGGGTAATGGCGCTGATCTTGGCGCGTAGAGGAATCCCCTCACCTTCCAGATAGCCGTTGATCATTGGCCCGAGGCGCGGATGGCCGATGAGCCAGTTGTAGAATTTTTCGGAACTGCGTGCAAAGCAGGCTGCGGCCAGCAGCAACAAGGGCACGGTCGGCAGCAGTGGCAGGAAGATGCCAAGGACGCCAAGTCCGGTGCTGAGGAGCCCGGCGGCGAGGAGCGCCAGTTTCAGCGCTCGGGCTCGTAAGGGCTCAGGGGTTGGTTGATCGACAGGAGTCATAGGTTTTTTCAGCATGAGATCAGAGGGTGCAGATTTTCAGGATAATCGCGGATACATCAATGACACAGAGTAAAAAGAAAATCCACCTCGATCCAGCCTTTTCTATGTTTATCCGCGCCTACTGATCTGAGTTTTGCAAGCAGTATAAGCGATGATCGCGACTGTGTCTTTGACTCTTGTCAAGAGTGCATAAAAAAAGCCCCGGAAGCTAGGGTACCGCTTCCGGGGCTTTTTTGCGATCAGGGCTTAAATGTCAGCAACCAAGTTGCTTAAAGAAGTCGTTGCCCTTGTCATCGACCAGAATGAAGGCCGGGAAGTCGACCACTTCGATTTTCCACACCGCCTCCATTCCCAGTTCGGGATAGTCGATGCATTCGACCTTCTTGATGTTTTCCTCGGCCAGCAGCGCGGCGGGGCCGCCGATGGAGCCCAGGTAGAAGCCGCCGTGCTTTTTGCACGCATCGGTGACTTGCTGGCTGCGGTTGCCCTTGGCGATCATGATCAGCGAGCCGCCGTTGCTTTGCAGCAGGTCGACATAGCTGTCCATGCGTCCGGCGGTGGTGGGGCCGAAGGAACCCGAGGGTTTTCCTTTAGGCGTTTTTGCCGGTCCGGCGTAGTAGATGGGGTGCTTCTTGAGGTAGTCGGGCAGGGGCTTGCCGGCGTCAAGCAGTTCCTTGAACTTGGCATGAGCGATGTCGCGCCCGACGACGATGGTGCCGGTGAGCAGCAGCGGAGTGGCCACGGGATGCTTGGTCAGTTCGGCGAGCATCGCCTCCATGGGCTGGTTGAGGTCGATCTTGACGCCGTGGTCGTGCTTGCGCCGATAGGCGTCGGGAATCAGGCGGCCGGGGTTGCTGTCCATTTCTTCGACCCACAGCCCTTCCTTGTTGATTTTGGCCTTGATGTTACGGTCGGCGGAGCAGGAGACACCCATGCCTACCGGGCAGGAGGCGCCGTGGCGGGGCAGGCGGATGACGCGGATGTCATGAGCGAAGTATTTGCCGCCGAATTGTGCGCCGATGCCCAGTTTCTGTGCCGCTTTGAGCAGCTTTTCTTCCAGCTCGACGTCGCGAAAGGCCTGGCCGTGCTCGTTGCCCGTGGTGGGCAGAGAATCATAATACTTGGTTGAGGCCATTTTTACCGTCTTCAGGCAGGTCTCGGCCGAAGTGCCACCGATGGCAAATGCGATGTGGTAGGGGGGGCAAGCGGCGGTGCCCAGGGATTTCATTTTTTCCACGAGAAACTTTTCAAGCTTTTCGGGCGTCAGCAGGGCCTTGGTTTCCTGGTAGAGCATGGTCTTGTTGGCGCTGCCGCCACCCTTGGCGACGAAAAGGAATTTGTACTCATTGCCCTCGGCCGCATAGAGATCGATCTGCGCCGGAAGGTTGGTGCCGGTGTTCTTTTCGGTGTACATATCGAGGGCAACGGTTTGCGAGTAGCGCAGATTCTCTTCCGTGTAGGTTTTGTAAACCCCCTGGGAGAGCATTTCCGCGTCGTTGCAGTCGGTCCAGACTTTCTGGCCTTTTTTGCCGACGATGCAGGCGGTGCCAGTATCCTGGCAGAAGGGCAATTCAAAGTTGGCCGAAACCTCGGCGTTGCGCAAAAAGGCGACGGCTACCCCCTTGTCGTTCATGGAAGCTTCGGGGTCGGAGAGAATTTTGGCGACCTGCTCGTTGTGTTCGGGACGCAGCAGGAAGGAGACATCGCGAAATGCCTGGTTAGCCAGCACGCTCAAGCCTTCGGGCACAACTTTAAGAATTTCCTGGCCGTCGAAATTTGTTGTGCTGACGTACTTCTGCGACTCGGGAAGCAGGCGGTACTTGGTTTCGTCTTTGCCCAGCGGAAAAGGTTCCTGGTACACGAAATCCGGCATCTTCTTCTCTCCTTTGCTCATGGGAATTGTAGTCGGCAGCGGTGCAGGACACAGCCGCTGCCCATCGAACCTTGTGCAGCCGTTATTATATATACTGTATACACTTTTGTCGACCATTTAGCGGCGTTCTCGCAGTGTGATTTCAGTAAGGTATAATTGTCTGCAGACAGTGCCGGCAAAACATTCCATAAAAGGATTTTGCGATGAATAAAAATCAGCCACGCGCAGCCATCATCGGCGGCATGCGCACTCCCTTCGTTAAGGCAGGGGGGCCATTTCGTCACATCGATCCGTTGAAGCTTTCGAGCCACGCCGTGCGCGGTCTTCTGGAGCGCTTCGCTCTTGATCCCGCGAAGGTCGATCGGTTGGTGTGGGGCCGGGTCATCCATGATCCGCACATCTCCAATCTGGCACGGGAAATCGTCTTTGATCTCAAATTGCCTGCCCATATTCACGCTGACCTGGTGTCCAACAACTGTATAACCGGCATTCATGCCATGATGGCGGTGAGCGACGCCATTGCCCTGGGTCAATGTGAGGTCGGCATTGCCGGCGGGGTGGAATCCATGTCCAACACGCCGCTGCTGTTCGGTCACGATGCCACGCGCATTTTCACTGACGCGGCCATGGCTAAGGCCTTGGTCGACCGTTTAAAAATTCTGGCGCAATTGCGACCGGGACATTTTAAACCCCGTGCCCTTGGCGTCAAGGAACCCTCGACCGGATTGTCCATGGGCGAGCATGCGGAAATTTCTGCAAAAAAGTGGGACGTTAACCGCCGCGAACAGGACGAAATCGCCCTGCGCAGCCATCAGCGCGCGGCTGCCGCCACCGCCGATGGACGGCTGAAGGCAGAGATTTATCCTCTAGGAGGCGTGGCGCACGACACTATCGTGCGCGGCGACACCAGCCTGGAAAAACTCGCAAAACTACCAGCGGTTTTTGATCGCAGCGCCTCTGGGACCATTAGTGCCGGAAACGCGAGCCCCTTGACGGATGGTGCCTCAGCTTTGCTGCTCATGTCCGAGGAGCGTGCCGCGGTCGAAGAGCTTGAGGTTCTCGCCCTTATCAAAGCCGTGGAATTTGCCGCTATCGATCCCGCTGATGGGTTGCTCATGGCGCCGGCGGTGGCGGTGCCACGTTTGTTGCGGCGGACCGGTTTGACCCTTGACCAGATGGATATCGTGGAAATGCATGAAGCCTTTGGTGCCCAGGTGGCGTGTAATCTCAAGGCCTGGGAAAAAGGCTGGAAGGAGGCTGCCGTCGGTGGGGTTGACCCGGAAAAACTCAATCCCCTGGGCAGCTCCATTGCCGTTGGCCATCCCTTCGGCGCTACGGGTACGCGTATTCTCACCACTCTGGCGAATGAGATGGCACGCCGCAAAGTCAAATATGGGCTCGTATCCATCTGCGCTGCGGGTGCCATGGCGGCCGCAGTGATCCTTGAACGGCCGTAGGGGCGAACTTTGTATTCGCCCTGTGTATTCGCCCAAGCTGTGTTCGCCCAGGGCAAGGCATGCCTTGCCCCTACGAGGTTCTCCGTGGTAAATGTTTAGCCTGCCAGATGAATCTCACCCCCCTCCAGGATTTTCCCCATGCAGAAGATGTTGAAGCTGATCCTGACCTCCAGGGTCTACGATGCCGCCATTGAAACCCCTTTGGACGAGGCACAGGGTCTTTCTGCCCTCCTTGGCAACCGGGTACTGCTCAAGCGCGAGGATCTGCAGCCGGTTTTTTCCTTCAAGCTGCGCGGTGCCTACAACCGCATTGCCCATTTCTCTCCCGAAGAACGCAGCCGCGGGGTCATTGCCGCCTCAGCAGGAAATCACGCCCAGGGCGTGGCTTTTTCGGCGCGTATGCTCGGCATTGCCGCCACCATCGTCATGCCGGCGACCACCCCGCAGATCAAGGTGGATGCCGTTTCGGGTTACGGTGCCCGCATCGTGCTTTTTGGAGACAATTATTCGGAAGCCGCCGACCATTGCGCCCGTCTTGCCGAAGAAACGGGCATGGCCTTCGTTCATCCCTTTGATGATGAACTGGTCATTGCCGGACAGGGGACCGTGGCCGATGAACTCCTGCGGCAGAGCGCGGGCAAGCTCGATGCCGTATTCGTACCCGTGGGCGGCGGCGGACTGATAGCTGGAATGGCGGTATACCTCAAGGCGCTGCGGCCCGATGTGCGCATCATCGGAGTTGAGCCCCGGGATGCCGACGCCATGACGCGCTCCCTGGAGGCTGGCCGCCGCGTGCGACTTGATTCGGTGGGGATTTTCGCCGACGGGGTGGCGGTGCGCGAGGTCGGGCGGCTGAACTTCGAGCTGTGTCGCAAGTATGTGGATGAGATGGTGCTGGTCGATACGGACGAGCTGTGCAGCGCCATCAAGAGCGTTTACCAGGCCACCCGCTCCATCGTTGAGCCGGCTGGAGCGCTGGCTTTGGCCGGGCTGCAGAAATACGTGCGTGAGCGCAAGCCGGTGGGCCAGACCCTGGTGGCGATCAATTCCGGGGCCAATATGAATTTCGACCGGTTGCGCTATGTGGCCGAACGCACCCTGGTGGGGGAAAAAAAAGAGGCCCTGTTCGCCGTGACCATTCCCGAGCAGCCCGGTTCCCTCAAACGCTTCTGCCAGGACCTGGTAGCGGGGCGCAATATCACGGAATTCAATTACCGCCTGTCACAGCGTGATCATGCCCATATTTTTGTCGGCATCACGGTGCGCGACGAGGAGGAGCGCCTGAGTTTCGGCAAGCGTATGAACGAGGCGGGTTTTGTCAACCTCGATTTAACCGATAATGAACTGGCGAAAACCCATATCCGCTACATGGTCGGCGGCCGTTCGACAACGGCCGGCCGCGAGTTTCTCTACCGTTTCTGGTTTCCCGAGCGGCCGGGTGCCTTGGGGCGATTCCTCGACGCCATGGGCGCCAACTGGAACATCTCACTTTTTCACTATCGCGCCCAAGGTGGAGAGTTCGGCAGGGTACTCATCGGCCTGGAAATTCCCGAAGGAGACGATGCCGAGTTCCAGAAGTTTCTCGGAAATCTCGGCTATCGGTATCAGGAAGAGACGAGCAATCCTGCCTACCGACTTTTTCTCTGAATCGGACTGGCCGCTCCGGGGTTTCCTGGTAAAGTGTGACTTGTAGGTCCAACCCAAGGAAAGGAGGATTCTTTATGGTGCGCTTTTATGATCCCCCCAACATCGCCGAACAGGCTGTCGTCGAAGGTATCCTGCGCAAGGCCGGAATTGAATTTGTCCTGGCGCCCGGTGCCGAATCAGAAAACGGCCCGTCCCAGATTCTTGTCGCCGAGGAAGATGTGCCTCGCGCCATGGAGCTTCTCGCTCAGCAAGGCCGTGCCTGAGGTAAAAGTTCAGATGCGATTGATTCATCGCTCCGCAGCTTGCGGTGCGTCCTGAAACAGTTCGCGACGGACTGTTTGTCCTGATCTTATCAACTCCTGCGAGGAGTTTTTTTATGACGAAGGGTTGGTCGTCGGTTTTTCCAATGAACGAGGCAGTTTTTTTCCGGTCATTACGCGGAGGTTTTGTTTGAGATTCCGGCATTTCGCGAAAGCAGAAGTGTTTGGAAGGCAAGGAAAATCTAATGGTCTTGTTTTTTAGTCAAACCTTTAACGCTTAATGATTCATTATATCCATAGCTTGTCATCAGTCGTGGTTCGCCGGACGTTACCCCTGGCATGCGCCCTGCAAAAAACCGGACATCCATCTATATGTTTTCGCTTTTTTGCTCCTAGGGAGGAGTGCCCGTGACCCAGACTATCTTTATCGCCGATCCCGAGGCGACCGAAAGCCTGCTGAATGGACTTGGCGCCAGGGGATTCTCGCCCCTGCACGCACAAACTTTCGACCAGCTTCTGTCTCTCTGCGAGGGGCAGCGACCCGACATTGTTCTCATCGATCTTGGGCTCCCCGGCTTCAAAGGCTCTTCAAGCCTGAGAAAACTCCGTAAATTGCCCGGTCTGGACCAAGCCTCTTTCCTTTTAAGTGCCTCGCCGCCGGCCTCGCAAACGCGGCTCAATCCCTTCACTGTGCAGGTCGATGATTACCTGGCCAAACCTTATGGCGACGACGAGTTGCTCGTTCGATTGGGTGCTTGTCTGGCACGCAAGAGGCTGCTGTCGGAATCCGGGGCGCAGGCGCAGGATTCCAAGTCGCTTCAGCCGCAAACGGATGCCACGGCTCAAGACGATCTTTTCCAGGTCATGCAGAAAGTTCTTAAAGATCTTTCCCGTTTTAAAAATCTCGAGCGTTGTTCCGTCGCCTTGCTGCAGCAGGACCGCAGCCTGGCCTATGTCATCGCGTCCAGCGACGCCCCGGCTCCTGCCGGCTGGCGGCTCGATCTCGCAAACTATCCTGAACTGCGAGAAGTCGGGCGAACCGGTCATCCCCTCATCATTCGCAACGTGCGCCAATCACCACTCATGGCGGATGTCGCCGAGCGCCTGCACAGCCAGTTGTTTCAGTCCCTGCTGGTCGTACCCGTGGTGATCGGGGAGTGTGTCGTTGGTGCCCTGGTGTTGCGATTTTCCGAAGCCGATCCCGAGTTCGGCCAGGAGGAACTCTTCTTCTGTCAGCTCATGGCTCTGATGTTTGCCCAGGTGATCAAAAGTTCTCAGGATTTGCCCCAGTTTCACTCCATGCTGCGCGAGGAGAATCGGCAACTTGTTAAAATGTTGGAAAAGCGCGACCAGTTTGCCGTCAAGGCGATTGCTGCCCTACATACTCCCGTGACCGTCATTCACGGCTTTTGCGCATTGATCAAAGATGGCGGCGTTTCACGGCTCACTGCGGATCAGCAGGAATATTTCGACAAGGTTATCGAAACCTGTGAAGCTCTTGACGGGTTGATGGGCGATTTGCTTGAACTCTCACGCTTTATTTCCGGACACGCCGCCCTGGAACTGGGCGAGCGGGATCTGTGCATGATTCTGCGCAAAGTTTACGAAAAGGTTTGGCCGCAAGCCCTGGCCAAGGGACTTATTTTTCAATGGGATATGGAACCCTCCGATTGTCGCGCTTGGTTCGATGCCGCGAGCATTCAGCGGGTGCTTGAAGGCCTGGTTGCCAATGCCATACGTTTTACCGCCCCTGGCGGTCAGGTGCGCATGGTCGTGGAGGATCGCAGTCAGGAAATTCATGTCCATGTGCAGGATTCCGGTGTCGGCATCAAGGAGGCTGATCTGGCCCGCATGCTCGGCGAATGCACCGCGGAAACGGCCCTTGGCGAGGATTCGGGCTGCGGCCTCGGCATGGCTTTGTACCGCGCTATCCTCGCCGCGCATCAGGGGCGGCTGTGGGCCAAGAGCCGCCCGGGGCAGGGCAGTTTGTTCAGCTTCAGTCTGCCGAAAAGGCCGGTGGTTGTCGTCTGATTTATTTCAAGAAGTGGGTGACTGTTCAGCCTTACCCTCCGAGTTTCCCGGCTGAATGGTTGCGGCAATTTGTTGGAGAGCAGGGTCGTTGCAGGTTTGCAGCGGCCCTGTTTTTTTTATAACCTCTCAACCTGTCCCGCAGCCACGGCGGCATCGCTTGGGGTGAAAACTCGCCTGCGGCGCAGATATTCCCCGCGGCTCTTAACCGCCACGACCTGCGCCGCGATTGGACGTTGCAGCTAAGGCGCTATTTTTTTCAAGCAAAATAATTGACAGTTT
Coding sequences:
- a CDS encoding ABC transporter permease; the encoded protein is MLHYLAKRLLMMIPLLLGITLISFVVIHLAPGEPTDLQVELNPEASVELKERLRAQYDLDKPLMVQYGLWLKRLAVLDFGESFSQDRRPVMEKIAERLPITILINVLSIGLILLVATPIGILSAVRQNSLFDRITTVFVFIGFATPSFWLALLLMDYLGVRLGLFPISGIRSLGYEYLSWGGQLWDRLHHLLLPVFVSAFGGLAGFSRYMRSNMLEVVRQDYILTARAKGLSESVVIYKHALRNALLPVITILGLSVPSLIGGSVIFETIFAIPGMGKLFFDSVMMRDYPVIMGVLVIGAVLTLVGNLIADISYALADPRIRNT
- a CDS encoding ABC transporter permease, which codes for MSAIPDLNRSSFLRDVFLQRLRRNRMAMAGASIVAFMFILAIVAPLWKDPAHIDITLALLPPSWAHPLGTDDLGRDVLARILFGARISLLVGFVAVGIATLIGIVLGALSGYYGRWTDSVIMRFVDIMLCFPTFFLILAVIAFLEPSIWNIMIIIGLTGWMGVARLVRAEFLSLRERDFVQAARALGASDGRIIFRHLLPNALSPVLVSATLGVAGAILTESALSFLGIGVQPPTPSWGNMLISGKQTLGTAWWLSVFPGVAILLTVLGYNLLGEGIRDALDPRLKE
- the mutM gene encoding bifunctional DNA-formamidopyrimidine glycosylase/DNA-(apurinic or apyrimidinic site) lyase, which codes for MPELPEVETVRRGLAPHVRGRRITRILVRNAGLRQPVPSDLQHRFSGALVHEIQRRGKYLLFGTDVGWMILHLGMSGVLRLVDSSQPAHKHDHVDMDLDDGRVLRFTDPRRFGLLLWTAENPLQHPLLAGLGPEPLDATFDGAYLWARARGRSLAVKSFLMDSRIVVGVGNIYASEALFRACIRPDRAAGGIGRLRYERLAQAVKAVLAEAIEAGGTTLRDFVDGEGRPGYFRVQLQVYGRRGEPCPRCGKPLAVATIGQRSSFFCRSCQR
- a CDS encoding acyl-CoA thioesterase, coding for MENFSFVMPYKVRVVDINYGGHVSNAAVLNYFQDARIAYLAALGPYSELDIGNGCGLIMPESHVHYHAEMFHGEDLNIGVRTHLLGRSSFELAYRIERGSELVAEGTTPLVAFDYQARKPRRLPAAFKESLARFERLDPRNPPEKC
- a CDS encoding rhodanese-like domain-containing protein; amino-acid sequence: MPVPRISPAEARSKVQNGSGLLVCAYAEPEKFSQNHLEGALSRQDFEARLGEISKDTEIIFYCA
- a CDS encoding FKBP-type peptidyl-prolyl cis-trans isomerase, which encodes MTQVKTGDRVRLHFIGRLDDGTIFESSEDCNDDDCGCEGEHEGQGCGSTEDDCGCEAEPLEFTVGAGEVFPAIEQAIIGMSPGESRTVRLEAADAYGERSAEMVFEVPRSDLPPDMDPEEGEMLELAGDDDENEDEGFPVWVAAVSPDSITLDGNHPLAGNALNFEFELVEILPGN
- a CDS encoding YbaN family protein, with product MTPVDQPTPEPLRARALKLALLAAGLLSTGLGVLGIFLPLLPTVPLLLLAAACFARSSEKFYNWLIGHPRLGPMINGYLEGEGIPLRAKISAITLLWISISISALLVVPITWVKALLFLIASGVTLHLLRLPTRETG